A window of Cohnella herbarum contains these coding sequences:
- a CDS encoding ABC transporter permease has translation MKSSKNPGHPDFAFFKVYPAIAASLDLSYSEQHDCLSEGVTVVVTKRKRGNGGIVRDIVRNPISYLLALPAILYTFIFGYATLPYLLMAFQKFSYDTTYFWQNELIGFKNFEFFFLSNNALRVTWNTIRLNFLFIVFGHAMAVVLAVAMNELKSRWFLRTSQSMFLFPYFLSWVIVSYVVYNIFSSQYGVANQLLEMVGMQPKNWYGDAGAWTSILTVMRIWKDAGLLAVIFLAAIIGIDNELFEAARIDGANRWQQIKSITLPLMMPTVLIMMLLAIGKIFYGDFAMMYSIIRDNGLLLPTTDVIDTYVYRALRLSGDPSQAMAVGIYQAATGFILVYSVNRFIRRKFPEGALF, from the coding sequence TTGAAATCCTCCAAAAACCCGGGACATCCCGATTTCGCGTTTTTTAAAGTTTACCCGGCGATTGCCGCGAGCTTAGACTTGAGCTATTCGGAACAGCATGATTGCTTAAGCGAGGGAGTGACCGTTGTGGTAACGAAAAGAAAAAGGGGTAACGGCGGCATCGTCCGCGATATCGTAAGAAATCCGATCAGCTATTTGCTGGCGTTGCCGGCGATTCTGTACACGTTTATCTTCGGTTACGCGACGTTGCCGTATCTGCTGATGGCTTTTCAGAAGTTTAGTTACGACACAACGTATTTCTGGCAGAACGAGCTGATCGGCTTCAAGAACTTCGAGTTTTTTTTCTTATCTAATAATGCGCTCAGAGTCACTTGGAACACGATCAGGCTTAACTTCCTTTTTATCGTGTTCGGGCACGCGATGGCCGTCGTTCTCGCGGTTGCGATGAACGAGCTGAAGTCGCGATGGTTTCTGCGGACGTCGCAATCGATGTTCTTGTTTCCGTATTTCCTGTCCTGGGTCATCGTGAGTTACGTCGTCTATAATATTTTCTCCTCGCAATACGGGGTAGCGAACCAATTGTTGGAGATGGTCGGCATGCAGCCGAAAAATTGGTACGGCGATGCGGGGGCATGGACGAGCATATTGACCGTCATGCGGATCTGGAAGGATGCCGGATTGCTGGCCGTCATATTCCTCGCCGCGATTATCGGGATCGACAACGAATTGTTCGAAGCCGCCCGAATCGACGGGGCTAACCGCTGGCAACAGATCAAATCGATCACGCTGCCGCTGATGATGCCGACCGTACTCATTATGATGCTGCTGGCCATAGGCAAGATCTTCTACGGGGATTTCGCCATGATGTATTCGATCATCCGAGATAACGGGCTGTTGCTGCCTACGACCGACGTTATCGATACTTACGTGTACCGCGCGCTTCGCTTGTCGGGGGATCCTTCCCAGGCGATGGCGGTCGGCATTTACCAGGCGGCAACGGGATTCATCCTCGTGTACTCCGTTAACCGGTTCATTCGCCGCAAGTTCCCGGAAGGAGCGTTGTTCTAA
- a CDS encoding carbohydrate ABC transporter permease, whose amino-acid sequence MALSRFKLSNVLIYAFLALFALFCFGPMLLVLMISITSEDSIRHNGYSLFPNEMSFAAYRMLFNDAAIVIRSYGISLFVTVVGTLSAVGITGMASYTLFNRAVRYRNHLALFFFFTMLFNGGIVPWYMICRQLGLNDNILALLIPSLLFSAFNLFLTRNYMLSLPYALVESAKIDGANDAVIAFRIIFPLCKPVLATIALFYGLAYWNDWWNAIMLVSDQKMYPVQYFLFKLQSDIQMMTMIQGVSNTGVLPTESVKMATAILTIGPIVLMYPYLQRYFVKGLVVGSIKG is encoded by the coding sequence ATGGCCTTATCCCGGTTCAAGCTCTCGAATGTCCTTATCTATGCGTTCTTGGCGCTCTTCGCGCTCTTCTGCTTCGGCCCGATGCTGCTCGTGCTCATGATCTCGATTACTTCCGAGGACTCGATCAGGCACAACGGGTACAGCCTGTTCCCGAACGAAATGTCGTTCGCCGCCTATCGAATGTTGTTCAACGATGCGGCTATCGTCATTCGAAGCTACGGCATTTCGCTCTTCGTAACGGTAGTAGGAACGCTGTCCGCCGTGGGGATCACGGGCATGGCCTCCTATACGCTATTCAACAGGGCTGTGCGATACCGGAATCACTTGGCGTTGTTCTTCTTCTTCACGATGCTGTTCAACGGGGGGATCGTGCCCTGGTATATGATCTGCCGGCAGCTGGGCTTAAACGATAATATCCTTGCCCTGCTTATTCCGAGCTTGTTGTTCAGCGCCTTTAACTTGTTCCTGACGCGTAATTATATGTTGTCGCTGCCTTACGCCCTGGTCGAGTCGGCTAAGATCGACGGCGCTAACGATGCGGTAATCGCTTTTCGGATTATTTTCCCGTTATGCAAACCCGTGCTTGCTACGATCGCCTTATTTTACGGGCTGGCTTATTGGAACGACTGGTGGAACGCCATCATGCTTGTGAGCGACCAGAAGATGTATCCGGTGCAATACTTTCTGTTTAAGCTGCAATCCGACATCCAGATGATGACGATGATTCAAGGAGTGAGCAATACGGGAGTTCTTCCGACGGAATCGGTGAAAATGGCGACGGCTATTCTGACGATCGGGCCGATCGTGCTCATGTATCCTTATTTGCAGCGGTATTTCGTGAAAGGTCTGGTAGTGGGTTCGATTAAAGGTTGA
- a CDS encoding ABC transporter substrate-binding protein has protein sequence MGTYRRAASLLVTVALVLSVLAACSGKSGNNASPSPSGSKTAEASKDNGKTSTETESAGTQELTTVKLVAPGSEPTEGKKRFDAINEKLKADGVGIQIEYEFIGWDAWEQKTNLMLSTNEAFDNLTIMEDWIKSSVYVGRGALLPIDEYLDKYPNLKGRFSDDVWEGLKINGKIYGIPVLNREWANDYELISYRSDLLTKHNVAPPTTIQEMIDAAEKIKKAENNPNMFFVMKPNFIAGAFHREYDTYPFNVVDDLIYIDQGGNVKSWIETEEFKKDNEYFNQLYAKGLIHPDILTLPLDQVTKPLADGEFAFTLGNVYFDYPVIKQKKPELELDAVRLAPDKKWMRPVLVTNANVIPKTSKNPEGMIKFYDWLYSSQENFDLLVYGPKDDWWKDAGPNKMERLRPVGNEVQFSEWMVGYAPFTRIPTNGHPKLLDTMTLNPDALNAPNIGFTFDSTAVSVEYANLLAEIKTSVYPMKMGVVKYADFYDGALKKMKAAGLDKVVAEYKKQFEAWKAQQ, from the coding sequence ATGGGAACTTACAGAAGAGCAGCCAGTTTGCTCGTAACGGTGGCGTTGGTGTTAAGCGTGCTCGCGGCTTGTTCAGGTAAAAGCGGGAATAACGCAAGCCCGTCGCCGAGCGGGTCAAAGACGGCGGAAGCAAGCAAGGACAACGGGAAAACGTCTACGGAGACGGAAAGCGCCGGCACGCAAGAGTTGACGACGGTTAAGCTGGTCGCGCCGGGTAGCGAACCGACGGAAGGCAAGAAACGGTTCGATGCCATTAACGAGAAGCTGAAAGCGGACGGGGTAGGCATTCAGATCGAATACGAGTTTATCGGCTGGGACGCGTGGGAACAGAAGACGAACCTGATGCTGTCCACGAACGAGGCGTTCGATAACCTGACGATCATGGAGGATTGGATCAAATCCTCCGTATACGTCGGCCGCGGCGCGCTGCTTCCGATCGACGAATACTTGGACAAATATCCAAACTTAAAGGGAAGATTTTCCGACGACGTATGGGAAGGACTTAAGATCAACGGCAAAATCTACGGCATCCCCGTATTGAACCGGGAATGGGCGAACGATTACGAATTAATCAGTTATCGCTCGGATCTGTTGACCAAGCATAACGTTGCTCCGCCGACGACGATTCAAGAAATGATCGATGCCGCCGAGAAAATCAAGAAGGCGGAGAACAACCCGAACATGTTCTTCGTCATGAAGCCGAACTTTATCGCTGGCGCTTTTCATCGCGAATATGATACTTATCCCTTTAACGTAGTGGACGACCTGATCTATATCGATCAAGGAGGCAACGTTAAATCCTGGATCGAAACGGAAGAGTTCAAGAAGGATAACGAATATTTCAACCAATTGTACGCCAAAGGCTTGATCCATCCGGACATTCTGACGTTACCGCTTGATCAGGTCACGAAGCCGCTCGCGGACGGGGAATTCGCCTTCACGCTTGGCAACGTTTACTTCGATTATCCGGTCATTAAGCAGAAGAAACCGGAATTAGAGCTGGACGCGGTGCGCTTGGCGCCGGATAAGAAGTGGATGCGGCCCGTGCTCGTCACGAATGCCAACGTCATTCCGAAAACTTCGAAAAATCCGGAAGGGATGATTAAGTTTTACGATTGGCTGTACAGCTCCCAGGAGAATTTCGACTTGCTCGTATACGGTCCGAAGGACGATTGGTGGAAGGACGCGGGGCCGAATAAAATGGAAAGACTGCGTCCGGTAGGCAACGAAGTGCAGTTCTCCGAATGGATGGTCGGGTATGCGCCGTTCACGCGGATTCCGACGAACGGTCATCCGAAGCTGCTGGACACGATGACGCTTAATCCGGATGCCTTGAACGCTCCGAATATCGGATTTACTTTCGACTCGACTGCGGTTTCCGTCGAGTACGCGAATTTGCTCGCTGAGATCAAGACGAGCGTGTACCCGATGAAGATGGGCGTCGTTAAGTATGCCGACTTCTATGACGGAGCGTTGAAAAAAATGAAAGCCGCAGGGCTGGATAAAGTGGTGGCGGAGTACAAGAAACAATTCGAGGCTTGGAAAGCGCAGCAGTAG
- a CDS encoding glycoside hydrolase family 28 protein, producing the protein MMSRLGGESLFNVRSYGAVGDGVAKDTKAINRAIADCHDRGGGIVRVPAGTYLTGTVNLLSDITLHLEAGAVLLGSPDVGDYRKLPYTSEFRNQALIVAIGAVNVSIEGRGAIDGNSDAFMEHGQADLARDYSVECTRQGEAYNLVNDQPDEGPLACKPRPGILILFLRCQEVSVTGIKIRNSPNWCLHVARSEGIRLTGLEIKNSLLVPNADGIDVSRSRNVRISDCNIEGGDDGLAFSPCAEGYGESDSENVVVENCTIVSRSAGIRLGWDACHFRNFLFHNIVIHGSNRGIGIYLREGESIDNVVFSNIVIHTRLHKGKWWGKAEPIHISVVPLPAHTKSEFRGTMGRIRNVTFSSITAIGEQGIVVAGNSDSYIEDLTFDQVRITLKEGPLQESFGGNFDFRPSRDPRLNVFAHDIPALYASHVRNLTLRHVDVRWEGKLPKYVKNGLEIANFDGVVIDGFSGSQPQSGSAEEGAAIALRDGRRATVRNSLAKPGTGVFLKADRVERPGLFTHNDTTEAETMILPEEHGFLLSANLAREGTGLN; encoded by the coding sequence ATGATGTCGCGGTTGGGCGGAGAGTCGTTATTTAACGTTCGGAGTTACGGAGCCGTCGGGGACGGCGTCGCGAAGGATACGAAAGCGATCAATCGCGCGATCGCCGATTGTCACGATCGGGGAGGCGGAATCGTTCGGGTCCCAGCGGGTACTTATCTGACGGGGACGGTAAATTTGTTAAGCGATATCACGCTTCACTTGGAAGCCGGAGCGGTGCTGCTCGGCAGCCCGGATGTCGGCGACTATAGGAAGCTGCCGTATACGAGCGAGTTCCGTAATCAGGCTTTGATTGTCGCGATCGGCGCGGTGAACGTATCGATCGAGGGACGGGGAGCCATCGACGGCAATAGCGATGCATTCATGGAGCATGGGCAAGCCGATCTTGCCCGCGATTATTCGGTCGAATGCACGCGGCAAGGCGAGGCATATAACCTCGTTAACGATCAACCCGATGAAGGACCTCTGGCATGCAAACCGCGCCCCGGCATATTGATCCTTTTCCTCCGATGCCAAGAGGTGTCGGTGACCGGTATCAAGATTCGGAACTCGCCGAATTGGTGTCTGCACGTGGCTAGATCAGAGGGAATACGGCTTACCGGGCTCGAGATCAAGAACAGTCTGCTTGTCCCGAACGCGGACGGCATCGACGTTAGCCGGAGCCGCAACGTGCGCATCAGCGATTGCAATATCGAAGGCGGCGACGATGGGCTTGCTTTCAGCCCTTGCGCCGAAGGGTACGGGGAGAGCGATAGCGAGAACGTCGTCGTAGAGAATTGCACGATCGTGTCCAGATCGGCGGGTATTCGCCTCGGCTGGGACGCGTGTCATTTCCGCAACTTTTTGTTCCACAACATCGTCATTCATGGCTCTAACCGGGGAATCGGGATTTATCTTCGGGAAGGGGAATCGATCGACAACGTCGTTTTCTCCAACATCGTCATCCACACCCGGCTGCATAAAGGAAAATGGTGGGGCAAGGCGGAGCCGATTCATATTTCCGTCGTGCCGCTTCCGGCGCATACCAAGTCGGAGTTCCGCGGAACGATGGGGAGGATTCGCAATGTGACCTTTAGCAGCATTACGGCGATCGGCGAGCAAGGAATCGTCGTGGCGGGCAATTCGGATAGCTACATCGAGGATTTGACCTTCGATCAAGTTCGGATCACGCTGAAGGAAGGTCCGTTGCAGGAATCGTTCGGCGGCAATTTCGATTTCCGTCCCTCCCGGGATCCGAGGCTGAACGTATTCGCTCACGACATCCCGGCATTGTACGCAAGCCATGTTCGGAATCTGACGCTTCGACATGTCGACGTGCGGTGGGAAGGCAAGCTGCCGAAGTACGTGAAGAACGGATTGGAAATCGCGAACTTCGACGGCGTGGTCATCGACGGGTTTTCGGGGAGCCAACCGCAGTCCGGGAGCGCCGAGGAAGGGGCGGCGATTGCGCTGCGAGACGGAAGGAGGGCTACCGTTCGCAATAGCTTAGCCAAACCGGGGACGGGTGTTTTTCTTAAGGCGGATCGGGTAGAACGGCCGGGTTTGTTCACGCACAACGATACGACGGAGGCGGAGACGATGATCCTTCCGGAGGAACACGGGTTCCTTTTATCTGCTAATCTGGCTCGCGAAGGTACTGGTTTGAATTGA
- a CDS encoding ZIP family metal transporter encodes MESALIGSIISAMATVLGAAPIFFIRKLSEKWKDILIAFAAGIMVSASTFGLMPQAMKESGIIGLTVGIMLGIVLLDLIEKNIPHIDVENDSRVSSFDSKSLLVIIALFIHNIPEGLSTGFSYASENEGLGAMVAISIGAQNMPEGLILAVFLINSKVSKLKSFAIVFLTGIMEAVSAVVGYLTASSIENMIGYGLAFAAGAMLFIAYKELIPESHGHGYERPSTYSFIIGLLIMVYISHWFG; translated from the coding sequence GTGGAATCCGCATTAATCGGGAGTATCATATCCGCCATGGCTACCGTGCTCGGCGCGGCCCCCATTTTCTTCATCAGAAAGCTCTCCGAGAAGTGGAAGGATATTCTCATCGCCTTCGCCGCGGGGATTATGGTGTCCGCTTCTACTTTCGGACTCATGCCGCAAGCGATGAAGGAATCGGGTATTATCGGTCTGACCGTCGGCATTATGCTGGGGATCGTCCTATTGGACTTGATCGAGAAAAATATTCCCCATATCGACGTAGAGAACGACAGCCGCGTTAGCTCGTTCGACTCCAAGTCGCTCTTGGTCATTATCGCTCTGTTCATTCATAACATTCCCGAAGGCTTAAGCACGGGGTTCAGTTATGCCAGCGAAAACGAAGGGTTGGGAGCGATGGTGGCGATCTCGATCGGGGCCCAGAATATGCCCGAGGGACTTATTCTGGCCGTGTTCCTGATCAATTCCAAGGTCAGCAAGCTCAAATCTTTCGCAATCGTGTTCCTGACGGGCATTATGGAAGCCGTCTCCGCGGTCGTCGGCTATCTGACGGCTAGCAGTATCGAGAACATGATCGGCTACGGTCTCGCTTTCGCCGCCGGCGCGATGCTGTTCATCGCCTACAAAGAGTTGATTCCCGAAAGTCACGGACACGGCTATGAGCGGCCTTCGACCTATTCGTTCATCATTGGGCTGTTGATCATGGTGTATATCAGTCATTGGTTTGGATAA
- a CDS encoding helix-turn-helix domain-containing protein translates to MDNDILKLVGKRIRSLRKEREMSQELLGEKGGFHYSYIGQIERGEKNISLLNLAKVASALEVSLSQLFTYVDEEEKRTESETDLQEILSTLRYHGPEQVRMVRNVVREILGENDKYTTD, encoded by the coding sequence ATGGATAACGATATTCTTAAGCTAGTCGGCAAACGCATTCGAAGCCTGAGGAAAGAACGGGAAATGTCCCAGGAATTGCTCGGGGAGAAGGGCGGCTTTCATTACTCCTACATCGGACAGATCGAGCGCGGGGAGAAAAATATATCTCTTCTTAACCTCGCCAAAGTAGCCTCCGCGTTGGAAGTCAGCTTGTCCCAATTGTTTACGTACGTAGACGAGGAAGAGAAACGCACGGAATCCGAAACGGATTTGCAGGAGATTTTATCTACTTTGCGTTACCATGGGCCGGAACAGGTACGGATGGTCAGGAACGTCGTCAGGGAGATTCTGGGCGAAAACGATAAATACACGACGGATTGA
- a CDS encoding LytTR family DNA-binding domain-containing protein, whose protein sequence is MKLPLVNSSGEYRLLDVREIVYLQTNGSGEVTIYSYDDKYKIISMVKDLSFMLEDAGFVRTDRGTVINTESIESFDGILNIVKLRTSNGEVVAPVTYKMQKQIKAYLKGVKGVSVENR, encoded by the coding sequence ATGAAGTTGCCATTGGTGAATTCAAGCGGGGAATACCGGTTGCTGGACGTACGGGAGATCGTCTACTTGCAGACGAACGGGTCCGGGGAAGTCACGATCTACTCATACGACGACAAGTATAAAATCATCTCGATGGTCAAGGACTTGTCCTTCATGCTCGAAGATGCGGGATTCGTGCGCACGGATCGGGGGACGGTCATCAATACGGAAAGCATCGAGTCGTTCGATGGGATTCTGAATATCGTAAAGCTGCGAACAAGCAATGGGGAGGTTGTCGCTCCCGTAACTTATAAAATGCAAAAGCAGATCAAGGCCTACTTAAAAGGGGTAAAAGGGGTCAGCGTGGAGAACCGGTAA
- a CDS encoding MFS transporter yields MEPAAQQQTGEKLIRILAFTLVISVMSATMFNIVLPEIREEFGLSFAQVSWVSSAFLLIYAIGTVIYGKLADSYKLKDLLTFGLVFFAFGSAVGLIAQDYWMVLLGRILQAVGAAVIPATAGIIPVRYFPPETRGRALGISMTGLAIGSAIGPAIAALIVSVVHWRWLFCMPLFTLIALPYYRKYLNEERGKTGSIDWVGGGLLAGTVALLLLAITNEAWLPAVGCLLLFVLFVTRIRTAKEPFIKSGLFRSKGYSLGLAVAFLSTGIGYSLAFLSPQLLTQVHRLAPGWVGLAMVPAAVMTAILGRKAGKLADKKGNPFLFYSASSMLLLCFILLSSFAGISPGLIALFLIFGNVGQSFMYIALSNAISRSLPKEQVGVGMGLLAMLNFISGAVSASIYSKTVDQGAHSNWNPANSVPEASVFGNIYFILAITHVCILLFYYYQFGRSARLKPISEQA; encoded by the coding sequence ATGGAACCTGCCGCACAGCAACAAACAGGTGAAAAGTTGATTCGTATTCTTGCGTTTACTTTGGTCATATCGGTAATGAGCGCAACGATGTTCAATATCGTCTTACCCGAGATCCGCGAGGAATTCGGTCTATCGTTCGCGCAGGTAAGTTGGGTCTCCTCCGCTTTTCTTTTGATCTATGCGATCGGAACCGTCATTTACGGGAAGTTGGCCGACAGCTACAAGCTTAAAGATCTACTCACGTTCGGTCTCGTCTTCTTTGCCTTCGGATCGGCGGTCGGGCTGATCGCCCAAGATTACTGGATGGTTCTTCTCGGCAGAATCTTGCAAGCCGTCGGAGCGGCGGTCATTCCGGCAACGGCCGGGATCATTCCCGTTCGTTATTTCCCGCCCGAAACCAGGGGTCGCGCCTTAGGGATATCGATGACCGGTCTTGCCATCGGCAGCGCGATAGGGCCTGCCATCGCGGCTTTGATCGTAAGCGTCGTCCATTGGCGTTGGCTGTTCTGCATGCCTCTGTTCACGTTGATCGCGCTCCCCTATTACCGCAAATATTTGAACGAAGAGCGCGGCAAAACAGGCTCGATTGATTGGGTCGGAGGGGGATTGCTTGCCGGCACGGTAGCTTTATTGCTGCTGGCGATCACCAATGAGGCGTGGCTTCCCGCTGTCGGTTGCCTCCTCTTGTTCGTCTTGTTCGTGACAAGAATCCGTACGGCGAAGGAACCTTTTATTAAATCCGGACTTTTCCGAAGCAAAGGGTATTCTTTGGGACTCGCTGTCGCGTTTCTCTCTACAGGCATCGGGTACTCGCTCGCCTTTCTAAGCCCGCAGCTGCTAACTCAAGTCCATCGGTTGGCTCCGGGCTGGGTAGGACTCGCGATGGTTCCGGCTGCCGTTATGACTGCCATCTTAGGAAGAAAAGCCGGGAAGCTCGCGGATAAAAAGGGAAATCCGTTTCTCTTCTACTCGGCCTCGTCGATGTTATTGCTTTGTTTTATTCTCTTATCTTCCTTTGCGGGAATCTCGCCCGGTCTTATCGCTCTCTTCCTCATCTTCGGCAACGTGGGTCAGTCGTTCATGTACATCGCCTTGTCCAATGCGATTTCCCGATCTTTGCCTAAGGAACAAGTCGGAGTCGGCATGGGGTTGCTAGCCATGCTTAACTTCATTTCCGGCGCCGTATCGGCAAGCATCTATAGCAAGACGGTCGACCAAGGCGCCCATTCGAATTGGAATCCGGCGAATTCGGTTCCGGAAGCGTCCGTTTTCGGCAACATTTACTTTATTCTGGCGATTACTCATGTATGCATACTTCTGTTCTATTATTATCAGTTCGGAAGATCCGCTCGGTTAAAACCAATCAGCGAACAAGCGTAA
- a CDS encoding LysR family transcriptional regulator, with translation MELLQLRYFRTVARLEHITKAAQELRIAQPALSKTISRLEEDVGVPLFDRHGRHIRLNTFGRTFLDKVDAALTLLDEGKKEVSELAGMEHGSIHLATSTLDRLSEPLGEFLALHPEVKFRFTQASVEEMARLVEGGEVDVGFTVQSIDKPGIQAVTVLYEDVYLGVPQGHWLSDRKKVRLSEVADEPFVGYKEGFLFQQMNDKFFREAGITPNFVCRVDEPSAIANLVRAGLGIALVGNCGGPDTKLHLLTIEQPACRRHFQILWNEKRYLSLAARKFRDFIVQYFADRDGAPSPKNLTELVPSGS, from the coding sequence ATGGAATTATTGCAGTTGCGATATTTTCGAACGGTGGCCAGATTGGAGCATATCACGAAGGCGGCTCAAGAGTTGCGTATCGCCCAGCCGGCGCTTAGCAAGACGATTTCCCGGCTCGAGGAAGACGTAGGCGTACCGCTGTTCGACCGTCACGGCAGACATATTCGGCTTAATACGTTCGGCCGAACGTTTCTGGATAAAGTGGACGCGGCGCTCACTTTGCTGGATGAGGGGAAGAAGGAAGTTTCGGAGCTTGCGGGAATGGAGCATGGGAGCATTCATTTAGCGACATCGACTTTAGATAGGCTGTCGGAACCTCTGGGGGAATTCCTAGCGCTTCACCCTGAAGTCAAATTCCGTTTTACCCAGGCTTCGGTAGAAGAGATGGCTCGGTTGGTCGAAGGCGGCGAAGTTGACGTAGGTTTTACGGTGCAGTCTATCGACAAGCCTGGCATACAGGCCGTGACCGTGCTGTACGAGGATGTCTATTTGGGAGTTCCCCAAGGTCATTGGTTATCGGACCGTAAGAAGGTGCGCTTAAGCGAGGTGGCCGATGAGCCGTTTGTCGGTTATAAAGAGGGCTTTCTCTTTCAGCAAATGAACGATAAGTTTTTCCGGGAAGCGGGGATAACGCCGAATTTCGTCTGCCGGGTGGATGAACCTTCCGCCATAGCTAATCTTGTTCGCGCGGGTTTAGGCATTGCGTTAGTCGGAAATTGCGGAGGGCCGGATACTAAGCTTCATCTTCTGACCATCGAACAGCCTGCCTGTCGACGTCATTTTCAAATTTTATGGAATGAAAAACGATACCTTTCCTTGGCGGCTCGTAAGTTTCGTGATTTTATCGTCCAATATTTCGCGGATCGGGATGGTGCGCCTAGTCCAAAAAACCTGACGGAACTTGTCCCGTCAGGCTCTTAG